One stretch of Rhizoctonia solani chromosome 8, complete sequence DNA includes these proteins:
- a CDS encoding dUTP diphosphatase, producing MPASAITYIPFDELDDRFTNAHRFGRPRRPEVLLLRPNQKKLLLLCPLLPPSPTFADDPSKGKRLRLPAEAWQRVLLFAMQAEHDEGLRRGPTDVGKVRYLLICKSFQALATPLLYSSVRIYSLRGLELFANTLANADAKWDSIRRIPYSTPGRWVQSLSLAQLAPCSSLAVDSNLVRALPVMPFLTTIELDGRYVMSWRVAALIPRSLKVLCGIRVKEEIRFEGLKSSEDDALTALVRSLPLLEELSVEGPGLDIEEDEVFEDEGPEESRTNWDQALLPNLKQLTLLDCPYTPIYRMLTRASLPALRDLTLTTTPTIQVEAPGPEPGAAPAPTTDFSAFNHSTPTTVFLEHHGSQVHRLSLVPTQQWPPAPAPAPEDLLLQCPEIRELTLCMPLPLRLLPPESSKPRGAAPVSPLLARLALSPEPGARPPTPPPPSTSPTPSYPLSTLIIPVPTHAFLACLTSPSLQNLREVRFSSAKWLRKGMGRTAQGAGVNGEMMRWRRELKRGGIKVLDSEGKEEIEEPMVSSRSMIGISSRGSRGGEIFKQKGVTGARHVVSGPSFVSVALWVARRRALTSPSATMSTKRTEPPSPSAAPRPSKIANTDSEAAPPPAPVSHLLIKRLSEKAKLPTRGSALAAGYDLYSAEQKTIPARGKALVDTQISIAVPVGTYGRVAPRSGLASKFMIDTGAGVIDADYRGVVFVLLFNHSDQDFQVEEGDRIAQLIIEKIQTPEVMEVQDLEETLRGAGGFGSTGGHGSL from the exons ATGCCTGCTAGTGCCATCACCTACATTCCTTTTGACGAGCTCGACGACCGCTTCACCAATGCACATCGATTCGGGCGTCCTCGTCGCCCAGAGGTTCTGCTCCTGCGGCCGAACCAAAAGAAGTTACTTCTCCTATGTCCGTTGCTGCCACCTAGCCCAACATTCGCCGATGATCCATCCAAAGGCAAAAGACTGAGGCTACCCGCCGAGGCCTGGCAAAGAGTGTTGCTCTTTGCAATGCAAGCCGAACACGATGAAGGCTTACGTCGAGGGCCTACAGATGTGGGGAAAGTCAGATACTTATTGATCTGCAAGTCGTTCCAA GCCCTAGCCACACCTCTGCTATACTCATCGGTTCGGATCTACTCTCTACGCGGACTCGAACTTTTCGCGAATACACTCGCCAACGCCGATGCGAAGTGGGACTCGATTCGACGAATCCCTTATTCCACACCCGGACGTTGGGTACAGAGTCTTTCTTTGGCGCAGCTAGCACCATGCTCCTCGCTTGCGGTCGACTCGAATCTTGTCCGTGCGCTTCCTGTAATGCCTTTCCTCACGACCATCGAATTGGATGGTCGGTACGTAATGAGTTGGCGAGTGGCGGCCCTTATCCCCCGATCTCTCAAGGTTCTTTGCGGCATACGTGTCAAAGAAGAGATTCGATTTGAAGGTCTGAAGAGCTCCGAGGACGATGCACTCACTGCGCTTGTGCGTTCGCTACCGTTACTCGAGGAGCTTAGTGTTGAGGGGCCAGGGTTGGATATCGAAGAAGACGAAGTGTTCGAGGATGAGGGCCCAGAGGAGTCACGAACGAATTGGGATCAGGCCCTCCTACCCAACCTGAAGCAGTTGACTCTGCTCGATTGCCCATATACACCTATCTATCGAATGCTCACTCGGGCTTCGCTCCCCGCTCTCCGGGACCTGACTCTGACAACAACTCCAACCATTCAAGTCGAGGCTCCCGGCCCTGAACCTGGAGCCGCCCCTGCGCCTACTACAGACTTTTCCGCATTCAACCACTCTACCCCTACGACTGTATTCCTTGAACATCATGGCAGCCAAGTCCATAGACTTTCACTTGTTCCAACTCAACAGTGGCCACCTGCCCCTGCACCGGCCCCCGAAGATCTACTTTTACAATGCCCCGAAATTCGCGAACTGACTCTGTGCATGCCGCTTCCTTTGCGACTCTTACCCCCAGAATCGAGCAAACCTCGGGGTGCGGCCCCAGTTTCCCCCTTGCTTGCTCGCCTGGCCCTATCTCCTGAGCCGGGTGCTCGCCCCCCgacaccaccacctccatcAACCAGTCCCACCCCATCCTATCCGCTCAGTACCCTTATCATTCCCGTCCCCACCCACGCGTTCCTTGCATGTCTCACCAGCCCATCACTCCAGAACTTGCGTGAGGTCCGATTCAGTTCGGCAAAATGGCTTCGCAAAGGGATGGGTAGGACCGCTCAGGGTGCGGGGGTAAATGGGGAAATGATGCGCTGGAGGCGGGAATTGAAGCGGGGTGGGATCAAAGTTTTAGATTCTGAAGGTAAAGAAGAGATTGAGGAACCTATGGTATCAAGTCGTTCGATGATTGGCATATCCAGCCGAGGCAGTCGAGGCGGGGAAATCTTCAAACAAAAGGGTGTAACTGGCGCGAGACATGTGGTCTCTGGCC CTTCATTTGTCTCAGTAGCTCTCTGGGTTGCGCGT AGACGCGCCTTGACTTCACCCAGCGCAACGATGAGCACAAAACGAACTGAGCCCCCCTCCCCTTCTGCGGCTCCTCGCCCCAGTAAGATTGCGAACACCGACTCGGAAGCTGCCCCCCCTCCAGCACCAGTTTCTCATTTGCTCATCAAGCGCTTGAGCGAAAAAGCCAAGCTCCCGACGCGGGGAAGCGCGCTTGCTGCTGGATATGACTTGTACAG TGCCGAGCAAAAAACCATTCCTGCCCGAGGAAAGGCATTAGTCGATACTCAAATTTCAATCGCGGTGCCTGTTGGCACCTATGGGCGCGTGGCGCCGAGGAGCGGTCTCG CCTCCAAGTTTATGATTGATACAGGTGCTGGAGTTATTGATGCCGACTACCGAGGAGTCGTTTTTGTTTTACTATTCAATCACTCTGACCAGGATTTCCAGG TGGAGGAAGGTGATCGTATTGCTCAGTTGATCATTGAAAAAATCCAAACGCCTGAAGTCATGGAAGTTCAG GACCTCGAAGAGACCCTGCGTGGAGCTGGTGGGTTCGGTTCAACTGGAGGGCATGGGTCTCTTTAA
- a CDS encoding alpha-L-arabinofuranosidase, which produces MRVAVGTLALAVSAYALAARQNVANTLTISTNGSVASSPLLYGYMYEDINHSGDGGLYAELLQNRAFQGQTPGTSGALYAWHTVGSASIAVVNNTAPVSSALPNSLSLTVGADGSGSVGFSNEGYWGIGITEGVTYNASFYAKLPANSKFTANDNVTVQLLSESGEVLASEIVQGLSESWQQFSVRLAAKKTPESAANRFAVTLDGANKSGQVIYFTLLSLFPPTWNDRPNGLRKDIVQALADAKPSFFRFPGGNNLEGEVVKDFWNWTNTIGPLTNRPGRFGDWTYWNTDGLGLMEYLLLCEDLGMELIMGVYAGYSILGETVPESQLQPYIDLAISQIEFVMGDAETNEWAALRAKYGHPEPFKLEYVEIGNEDLYRTAPQSYLAYRWAAFANAISAKYPQLKLISTTNYGAALNPAPKYVDIHHYERPSYFINRYNMYDDRALYPSTVQIFEGEYAVIRNNTSSARLEYPTLEAAVAEATFMAGMEKNSDLVFAAAYAPVLQHVNGTQWAPDLIAYDAYNIIKSPSYWVQHMFSVNRGDTILSVKSTAKVNPIYWVASKTKTSAYVKLTNILNTATTLGFSFPDLNIASNASATVLTHSNYYVVNTPSNPNAVVPKEVPFTAGKSFTFDVPGQSVVVLKLALE; this is translated from the exons ATGAGAGTCGCAGTGGGTACTCTTGCCTTGGCGGTGTCTGCTTATGCCTTGGCGGCCCGGCAAAATGTGGCAAACACCCTGACCATCTCGACTAATGGCAGCGTCGCTAGCTCGCCGTTACTCTATGGTTATATGTATGAA GATATTAATCACTCCGGAGATGGAGGATTGTACGCAGAACTT TTACAAAATCGTGCCTTTCAAGGACAGACTCCAGGCACGTCCGGCGCATTGTATGCATGGCACACCGTGGGTTCTGCATCCATCGCAGTCGTCAACAACACAGCGCCTGTATCCTCAGCACTGCCCAACTCACTAAGCTTAACCGTTGGCGCCGATGGCTCCGGGAGCGTTGGATTTAGTAATGAAGGGTATTGGGGGATAGGTATCACCGAGGGTGTTACTTACAATGCCTCATTCTACGCGAAACTTCCTGCCAACTCGAAATTCACTGCCAATGATAACGTCACTGTTCAGCTCTTGTCAGAATCGGGAGAGGTACTAGCGAGCGAGATTGTTCAAGGGTTGTCAGAGTCGTGGCAACAGTTCTCGGTCCGATTGGCCGCGAAAAAGACTCCGGAAAGCGCTGCGAACCGATTCGCTGTCACCCTGGATGGTGCGAACAAGAGTGGTCAAGTCATCTACTTCACTCTGCTTTCATTGTTCCCGCCTACATGGAATGATCG CCCGAATGGCTTGCGGAAAGATATTGTGCAGGCGCTAGCTGATGCAAAACCGTctttcttccggttcccaggCGG AAATAACCTAGA AGGAGAGGTTGTGAAAGATTTCTGGAACTGGACCAACACTATAGGCCC ACTAACGAACCGCCCTGGCCGCTTTGGAGATTGGACATATTGGAACACCGATGGGCTTGGCCTGATGGAGTACTTGTTGCTATGTGAAGACCTAGGAATG GAacttatcatgggtgtctATG CCGGGTATAGTATCTTGGGAGAAACAGTCCCCGAAagccaattgcaaccttatATCGACTTGGCCATTTCTCAG ATCGAATTTGTGATGGGTGATGCTGAAACTAATGAATGGG CCGCACTACGGGCCAAGTATGGTCACCCGGAGCCTTTCAAGTTAGA ATATGTTGAAATCGGAAATGAAG ATTTGTACCGCACCGCGCCACAAAGCTATCTCGCTTACCGCTGGGCTGCGTTTGCCAATGCAATTTCGGCCAAGTACCCTCAGCTCAAGCTCATTTCCACCACAAACTACGGCGCAGCACTGAACCCAGCTCCGAAGTATGTTGACATTCACCACTATGAG CGACCTTCGTACTTTATCAACCGATACAACATGTACGATGATCGCGCATTGTATCCGTCCACAGTTCAGAT CTTTGAAGGAGAATACGCCGTCATTCGCAACAATACCAGCAGCGCTCGCCTAGAGTATCCAACGTTGGaggctgctgttgctgaggCTACGTTCATGGCTGGAATGGAAAAGAACTCGGATTTGGTTTTTGCTGCGGCAT ATGCACCGGTTCTGCAGCATGTAAACGGGACGCAGTGGGCTCCTGACTTGATTG CATATGATGCTTACAACATTATCAAAAGTCCTTCGTATTGGGTACAGCAT ATGTTTAGCGTTAACCGTGGAGACACCATCCTGTCTGTGAAATCTACAGCCAAAGTCAACCCTATCTACTGGGTAGCGTCTAAAACGAAGACATCCGCATATGTCAAG CTCACTAACATTTTGAACACTGCAACTACACTCGGATTTAGTTTCCCCGATCTGAATATCGCTTCCAATGCCAGTGCTACGGTGCTCACGCATAGTAATTATTATG TCGTGAATACTCCTTCAAATCCGAATGCGGTCGTTCCCAAGGAAGTGCCGTTCACAGCCGGAAAGAGCTTCACTTTTGATGTTCCTGGGCAGAGCGTCGTGGTTCTTAAACTTGCGCTTGAATag